A window of Gossypium raimondii isolate GPD5lz chromosome 7, ASM2569854v1, whole genome shotgun sequence genomic DNA:
TACATCAGTGCATGCTACAATGATGTACACACACAAGTAATGAAATGTCTGGAATTTCCCATAGTCGCATCACATGTTTAGGAGACTAACTCCGTATGACCTAGGTAGGATATCCGGTCGAGAATTGATGGTTTTTGTCAcctaaaaagtttcaaaatgtcAAGAATATAATTGAACGTTCATGGTCCTCGCTCTTTAGCTTTTGAGGCCTTCCTTCATAATTGCCTCGACAAACACGAACCCTGCATTCATCTGATTTACTTGTCTAAgccccattcttggcatcaatgTGGCCATCTAGTAGAAAGTAGCTGAGAATACAGATGCAATTGGAAGATATCATGTAAGCCTTAATACCGAGTTAACGGCCTCTTCTAGGTTgatggtcatatgaccatattgCGAATCATCATAGAAACTTTGAGCCCATTACCAGGGCTCCATACTCCCAAAACAATCATGTAATGTAGTATTCGTTTGACCTTGCATATCAGCTTGGAGGTCAACCAGTCTCCGTCTAAACCGATATGGTTTCAGCTCGTACCCTGGACCGTTACAACATGTTACATGCCATTTCACAGACTCTaaacataaggaaaaaaattaaatagataattaCACATCTTCACAACTTGTCTGCGCCAATCCgtatttttgaattccttgtgGAAGTTCCCATAATATGCGTAATGCAATAAACGAATCTCCACGGAACACCCGAAGGCCTAATTGTGGAAATTAGCCCATTTGATCTATCAAAAATTATGCAAACATTGTCTTGAGTGACAACGTACCTTCGCAAGTTCTCTAGGAAAAATTCTCGTGACTCCATGTTCTCTCCTACAATAATGGCAAACACTATCAATAGCAAGTTTTAGTTCTCGTCTTATGCAACTGTAATAATGAGGATATGTGTATATTTTCCGTAAATTCAGGTCTCATCTACCTGCACAAGTAGCTTACAGTGGGGAAAGGCCCAAATGCATGGATCAAATGTCCAAAACATCTTCTGAAAGTTATCCTCATCGTAATAAGGCAGCATTTGCAACTCAACAACAATCCCTAGAACGTACTCTTGCATTGCGGCTATCCACCCTTGGAGTTCGTTGTACGATGCATCCCAATCTCCGTACAACTGACCCATGGCCATTTTTTTAGCCAACCATACCTTCTAGTATGAAACTCGGTACTGGAACCGTTCTTTCATTTCGACAATCAGCACCAATACAAGAATGGTGGCCATGTCTTTAACCATTGCCAATATGCAGTTGCAAATGGTTTTTGAATCAAACTTGTAGTGGTCCTATGTCATACGTGCAAAAATGCATATATgaggcccaacaaattttcgtatctcccactGTTGGGACCTCTAGATAAATGCAACTAGTACCTGCCACTTGCACCCTTCTATCAACTTCCAACACTCACCAACATAGATCGTTGGTTTAGAGTCAGCCACCCTGTAGTCAACAGACACCTTCATACTATAGCGTTTGATGGCATCGACACACTCGTCTTTCCTCATGAATCTTTGACCCACGAACAACTCTTCCAGTTCAGGATATGCTAACATTAAGTGAGCAGGTATTATGTCTAAGTACTTGGGGGAACTCAGAAGCATGCATTGCATCGGGATCAATGATCGACATATGGGCTACAAGATCATTGCGAATGACGATGCTACGACTCGGGTTGTTGATCGAAGGGTCGTGATCATTTCCATCATCTAGTCCTTCGTCGTCGATATCATCTGGGACATCGTCTAAATTAGGGTCACTAAAATCTTCACCTTCGTGATCAGAACAACCATTATTATTGGATCTATCTTCACCAAGCGTGTTGGTTTCAATAACGACTAGATGTATCTGTAATCCACCACCATACTGATCTGAACATCCAACATTGAGATCGATGTCAAAACCGCGTATAGACGACCTCCTATCGACGGATGCTCTGGGAACCTCTATACGCGGGTCTTCAACTCCATATTGTTGACTTAACTAAGTTACATTTTCAATAGGCTCTACATCTACTAACTCAACAAATAACTAAAACGGTTCAGTGTTCACCTTTCCTGGCGGGCAATACAATGTGACCATCGTCTCGATGTCGTCATCGTCTAAAATTTCTATCTCAGTAAATTTGATAGGATTTGACGAAACTAGAAATTTGTAGAAAAGTTTCGTCATCCTCCTTCCATAACGCCGAGAAATTTTTGCACTGACCTTCTCTTTCATATTATTGACGGACACATTCCTATCGAATTTCGTTCTTATTTTCTGGCAAGTTTCAAAAATACAACCAACGATTGTTTCTAAAATAACACTATCGAAATGAATGgttgcaaaaaaaattaattctccattttttttctgaaactgCAAAAATACAACCAAATATCTTAGTACTAATCTTAACACTAAATAcatttttaacacaaataaactactactaaaaaataactaattatactaataaaaaaataactttaaaactaacTAAATACactaaccttttcttttttttcttatttccgATAAGGGGGGACATTCAATTCTgtctatttgattttttttttcctttctgtATTTGTGGGAGGGTTGGGGGACCAAACCAACCCCccttttataatattcataatattattttttattatatattttttaaatagaaagtaaaaaaattgatatatacaATAATCGAGCATTGGAACTCGGACCCGTGACTGATGGGCCACATCAATGGTGGCACCGGCCTGATGATCTGCCACCGATGTGACCCATCAGTCAATGGTCCGGGTTCCGATgggtgtttaattttttttacttaaaaaaatacatattataaaatattttggtgCCACTTGACACATCAGCAacaccaataaaaatattttttttcgttttatttttagGTATTTCTGATGTGTTTTCAGGTGTATTTCTGGGTCTGAAATACTAGTGCCGCCGATTGTTTAGGCAgcacccaaaaaaatattttttttttcaaatgtgAAGATTACTTCAATTATTGGTGGCAAGAAAGAGAGGTACCACCGATTGGTCAAATGGTACCGGTTTTACACCATTGAGTTTACCTAGATTGGTAAATAATAgggtcctttttattttttttactaatgtCGATACGAAAACAGTGTTGTTAAGGACTCAACCACACTTCCATTATAAGATAAATGCATCTAAACCGTAGAGATGAGAACAAAATAATTTCCGAATTGATGTGTTTTTAATTACCCATCGATGATTGATTTCCTAatatccaaaatattttttgtttttttttttggtgtttctAACATGCGAAATCCAAGTGTTGTAAAAGTTTGGGCATTTAGGAAATTTCATGATACGTAACATTAGGTATACTCATGTATACATAACGATATATTAccttgttaaatatatttttctatacatttcttttacaaatttatgTTAAAGAGTCTTATATAAAGATTTGATCtataaaaaatgatgaaagaCAATATAAACTAGttcttgaaaaacaaaatttccaaaaccTTGAATCTCATTTGTCCTGATTTCCTGTACATCTCCATTTGTTCACAACAAATGGATCTTTAATTGTAGTTTTGAAGTtctacattttttatatatataattgtgttTCAAACCCAAACcatccttaaaaaaaataaacactggatataattattttagtgctTAAACCCCATCCCTTTAGTACTCTGAACCTAATGCATACCTAAAGTGTgcatatttatttgtattggtAAACACTATTTTAGCATATTACCACATGAAAACCAAACAAATTCCTGTCCAATAATAAAGCGCATGTATAATCCATCGGAACATTTGATTCCAAGTGCTgattagagaagaaaaaaaaagtaaaaggaacACTTCTACAACCTAGATTGCATCTATAAGAAACTACTAGATGAAGTACAGAGTACATATCCTATGAGCTTGACTCGTCACTGCTGTCCCTCCCCTGACTCAGGCTTTAGAGGTGCTTCCTTGATCTCATCTCCAGCTTCatccttaaaaataaataaaaaataaaaaaacccttgAGACTCATTAACAGCTTAAATAAAACATGCAAGTTGCACATTTATAAATGAAACAATTAGCGTGTGTAATACAAGGCCTGAGTTATCAGCAATAACTTCAGAACACTAGTTCTTAATACAGTAGAGGCAACAATTATCTTGAAGATGAATTGAAACTTCAGGATCTTAGTCCTGTCTGATGTAATGCATGGAAGTTCAAAGAGTACAGCAGAGTACGCTGGTCGAGATAATGAAAGTGAAAAGATCCGCTCAAGAATATGGCTGTAGAAATTTGTAAAATCCAGGTTGAGCATGGAACAAACAGAGGTACCAACCACCCAGGTTGCACCAACAAATTGTTCGTGAGAATTGTggagatttaaaaataattgtaattgaCATTTAAAGGCAGCAGAGttggttttaagttttaatgaaCACACACGGAGGTGAGAGAGTTACCGTGATGTCAGATGTCCAAAGGGTCAGATTGTCCCGGAGAAGTTGCATGATCAATGTACTATCCTTGTAAGATTCCTCACCCAAAGTATCCAACTCTGAAATTGCATCATCAAAAGCCTGCCAAATGAAAAATGTGTCATTTTATAATAGTTGACAAGCAATCTTTTGAGATTCAATTTGTGTACTAGGCAATCACTAAAATGTTCAAGGCTCACTGTACACTACataacaaataacaaatcaaCTTTTTACCAGCAGATTTCATGGGAAAAATGAGTGGATCTATAGTAATTCTTTTTCCCCCCTAAGCTCATTATCAGCACCATTTTGAGTATCAACAAGATTTGGCACACCAATTTCTAGTTGGGGTGGGATTAGATTAGAACAATTTACtatgcaattcaagaagttccctACAcggttaaaaaataaaaaccaggCAAAGAAAGTTCTGTAGTTTAGTTAATTAGCTGTTCTAGGTCAACAAAgaccaaaaagagaaaaaaagtcAATAGCAAAACAGCAGAGAATAAACACCTGTTTTGCAAGATTGCAGGCACGATCAGGTGAGTTGAGGATTTCGTAGTAGAAAACAGAGAAGTTAAGAGCAAGCCCGAGTCTAATTGGGTGAGTAGGAGCAAGTTCAACAATAGCAATATCCTGCCATCATAAGAAAGCTAAAAAGTTTctgtaattgaaaaaaaaaatcgtaaAGGAATTATTGAGAAATATTGACAACATGTATCACCAATTTCACCTACCTGAGCAGACTTGTAAGCCAACAAAGTGCTTTCAGCTGCTTCCTTCCTCTCGACGCCAGTCTTAAACTCAGCAAGATACCTGTGATAATCACCCTTCATCTTAAGGTAAAACACCTTGGACTCAGCTGTTGAGGCTGAAGGGATGAGATGAGATTCCAGAAGGCTCAAAATCCCATCACAGATCTTGCTAAGCTCAGCTTCGATCTTGCCCCTATACTCCTTGATGATAGCAACATGATCCCCATTTCCTTTGCTCTCTTCCTTCTGCTCAATTGAAGAGATTATCCTCCATGATGCCCTCCTAGCCCCAATCACGTTTTTGTAAGCCACGGAGAGAAGATTTCGTTCCTCAACAGTTAGCTCCTCTACATTGACAGCTTTTACAACTTTCTCCATGAACTCCACCATTTCTTCATACCGTTCAGCTTGCTCAGCCAATTTGGCCATGTAAACATTTTCCTCTCGTGTTGACCCAGTTGAAGACATTTTTACTATACCACTCTAAAACCTGATCCTGCAATACAAGATGTACTTTATGAATCAAACATTTCTAACCAAATCTTAATCCGTCTAAACAAGTAAATGAATATCACAAACAATCATTGGAGACATTTGCATTCCTCgatcataaaaaattatcagccgaaaaatactttttcttttcgtgaaaaatttcaaactttaagAACCAATCTAATTTGTTCGAAACTTCGAAGtgtgtttttaatctaaaaaaaaatgcaaaatgcaaggaaggtatattatttatactagcTACTGTACTTCCACCAGTTTCGCAGGAACCAAACagatcaaattcatatttttcttttttgttacaAGAACTTATCTACTCCAAATCTGAGCAATCaaacaatgaataaaaaaaatcatgtccTATTTTTTCCCATTTCTAGGAACCATACTGATCGCAACAATAACAAAACCAAAACTTGTCAACCCAAG
This region includes:
- the LOC105800364 gene encoding 14-3-3-like protein GF14 psi, translated to MSSTGSTREENVYMAKLAEQAERYEEMVEFMEKVVKAVNVEELTVEERNLLSVAYKNVIGARRASWRIISSIEQKEESKGNGDHVAIIKEYRGKIEAELSKICDGILSLLESHLIPSASTAESKVFYLKMKGDYHRYLAEFKTGVERKEAAESTLLAYKSAQDIAIVELAPTHPIRLGLALNFSVFYYEILNSPDRACNLAKQAFDDAISELDTLGEESYKDSTLIMQLLRDNLTLWTSDITDEAGDEIKEAPLKPESGEGQQ